In one Diabrotica virgifera virgifera chromosome 7, PGI_DIABVI_V3a genomic region, the following are encoded:
- the LOC114329292 gene encoding protein SDA1 homolog, giving the protein MVRHNNQLPNNLPQLQNLIKRDAVSYHEEFMQQLKHFHNTLEVFKLAPNQNNKTLDKLVMFLAQVAQCYTKELEKFPQLLIDLLQSHNTALDNNTRMTLCRALILLRNKKLLAPTDLLELFFQLLRCQDKSLRSFLENHIITDIKNINSKHKNAKLNTTLQNFMFTMLKDTNTRAAKMSVDIMIELYKKNIWNDVKTVNVIATGCFSKITKVMVTCLKFFLGKDPDEKDSDDSDSDNEVDPKEVMMANKFNKKTRKREKQLDKVKKLAKKQQKKKSQGPAFNFSAVHLLHDPQGMAERLFKQLETTNKRFEVKLLTLDVISRLIGLHDLFLFNFYPYIQRFMQPHQREVTRILQFAAQASHELVPPDVLQPVLKTLANNFITERNSSDVIAIGLNAVKEICARCPLAMDEDLVQDLAQYKTYRDRSVMMASRSLIQLFRNIRSELLHKKDRGRPTEATEEMDQLDYGKVKAHDFIPGAEVLLSTEKTHIEVNSDSESASDDEEWIDIQHSDDDNNLGSEGEDEDEEDDDDDDEGQEDDVNEDDGQVKEKKKSKVEKQAEKSKNKAEAIKLKKEQAQKVSLEKILTDEDFKKIDAANLRKQVVIAKKGVKRKIEETPVGNPSEIVKLSDIENIYKKRKHDKQTRIESVKRGQEGREKFGYKDGRVNENCSKTNREKRKNKNFQMIRHKVKGKVKRSFKDKQIALRNHLLKLKKMK; this is encoded by the exons ATGGTGCGGCACAATAATCAGTTACCAAATAACCTTCCCCAATTACAGAATCTTATCAAAAGAGATGCCGTCTCTTATCATGAAGAATTTATGCAGCAACTTAAACATTTTCACAACACTTTGGAAGTCTTCAAGTTAGCGCCTAATCAAAACAACAAAACTCTAGATAAATTGGTGATGTTCCTAGCACAAGTGGCCCAGTGCTATACAAAGGAGTTAGAGAAGTTCCCTCAATTATTAATTGATCTTTTGCAAAGCCATAATACTGCTTTGGATAACAATACCAGAATGACTTTATGCAGGGCTTTGATTTTACTGAGAAATAAAAAATTGCTAGCACCCACTGATTTACTAGAACTGTTTTTTCAGCTGTTGAGGTGCCAGGACAAGTCTCTGAGATCGTTTTTGGAAAACCATATAATCACAgatatcaaaaatattaacagCAAACACAAAAATGCGAAATTAAACACAACATTGCAAAATTTTATGTTCACAATGTTAAAAGATACTAATACTAGAGCGGCAAAAATGTCTGTAGATATTATGATTGAACTTTACAAGAAGAACATCTGGAATGATGTGAAGACTGTGAATGTGATTGCCACTGGATGTTTCTCTAAAATAACTAAG GTAATGGTTACTTGCTTGAAATTCTTCCTGGGGAAAGATCCGGATGAAAAAGACTCGGACGATTCAGATTCTGACAATGAAGTTGATCCAAAAGAAGTAATGATGGCTAACAAATTCAATAAGAAAACAAGAAAAAGGGAGAAGCAACTGGACAAAGTAAAAAAATTAGCTAAGAAGCAACAAAAGAAGAAATCACAAGGCCCAGCTTTTAACTTTTCTGCAGTTCATCTACTTCACGATCCTCAAG GTATGGCTGAAAGACTTTTTAAACAACTGGAAACCACCAACAAGAGATTCGAAGTCAAGCTTCTCACATTGGATGTCATATCGAGGCTTATAGGCTTACACGACCTCTTTCTATTCAACTTCTATCCATACATTCAGAGATTTATGCAGCCACATCAGCGTGAAGTCACCAGGATCTTACAATTTGCAGCACAAGCTAGCCATGAGCTGGTGCCACCAGATGTGCTACAGCCTGTGCTGAAAACTCTGGCCAATAACTTCATAACTGAAAGAAATTCATCTGATGTTATCGCTATTGGTTTAAATGCTGTCAAAGAGATTTGTGCTAGGTGTCCCTTGGCTATGGATGAGGATTTGGTCCAAGACTTGGCTCAATATAAAACTTATAGGGATAGATCTGTTATGATGGCATCAAG ATCTTTAATTCAACTCTTCAGAAATATACGCTCTGAACTTTTACATAAAAAAGATAGAGGTCGACCTACAGAGGCAACAGAAGAAATGGACCAGCTTGATTATGGAAAGGTTAAAGCTCATGACTTTATACCAGGCGCAGAGGTGTTGCTTTCAACAGAAAAAACCCACATAGAAGTAAATTCAGATTCCGAATCAGCATCTGATGATGAAGAATGGATTGATATCCAACATTCTGATGACGATAATAATTTAGGTAGTGAAGGTGAAGACGAGGATGAGGAAGATGATGACGATGATGACGAGGGGCAAGAAGATGATGTTAATGAAGATGATGGTCAAGTGAAAGAAAAGAAGAAGTCCAAAGTTGAGAAGCAAGCGGAAAAATCGAAGAATAAAGCAGAAGCAATAAAGTTAAAGAAGGAACAAGCTCAAAAAGTCAGTTTAGAGAAAATCTTGACAGATGAAGATTTTAAAAAGATTGATGCAGCAAATCTAAGGAAACAGGTAGTTATAGCGAAAAAAGGAGTAAAACGAAAGATAGAAGAGACACCTGTTGGCAATCCTTCGGAAATAGTGAAGCTCAGCGacattgaaaatatttataaaaagagGAAACACGACAAACAAACAAGGATAGAGAGTGTAAAAAGAGGACAAGAAGGCAGAGAAAAATTCGGTTATAAAGATGGGAGAGTAAATGAAAATTGTTCGAAGACGAATAGAGAGAAGAGAAAAAACAAGAACTTCCAGATGATTAGACATAAAGTTAAAGGGAAAGTAAAGAGGAGTTTTAAAGATAAACAAATTGCGCTGAGAAACCATTTGTTGAAgttgaagaaaatgaaataa